The following are from one region of the Streptomyces changanensis genome:
- a CDS encoding low temperature requirement protein A: MTHEPADATRPSRPLRPLIARDRDQEHRAATPLELFFDLCFVVAVAQAGMQLVHAVAEGHAGAGLRDYAMVFFAIWWAWMNFTWFASAYDNDDVLYRIMTLLQIAGVLILAAGISDAFTDHDFLLVWLGYAVMRVALASQWLRAARHASGPERTTALRYAGGVLACQAGWSALLFAPGAAKPWVFLVMACAEMTVPLLAERGRGRSTAWHAHHIAERYGLFTIIVLGESIAAATVAVKEGAAENDALDDLLPIAVGGLLLVFAAWWVYFVVPAHARLRTTGRGFLWGYGHYLIFATAAAVGAGVEVAVEQSVGKAPISDTAAAAAVTLPAALYLLLVWALHARYFKFGIAQQLVLPTAALGVLLCTFAGDWAVLAAGLVATAAVATGVTLTARTATHRTGVV; encoded by the coding sequence ATGACGCACGAGCCCGCCGACGCCACACGCCCCTCACGGCCCCTACGGCCGCTGATCGCGCGCGACCGCGACCAGGAACACCGCGCCGCCACCCCCCTGGAACTCTTCTTCGACCTGTGCTTCGTCGTGGCGGTGGCGCAGGCCGGCATGCAACTGGTGCACGCGGTCGCCGAGGGACACGCGGGCGCGGGACTCCGGGACTACGCCATGGTGTTCTTCGCCATCTGGTGGGCGTGGATGAACTTCACCTGGTTCGCCTCGGCCTACGACAACGACGACGTCCTCTACCGGATCATGACGCTCCTGCAGATCGCGGGCGTTCTGATCCTCGCGGCCGGAATCTCCGACGCGTTCACCGACCACGACTTCCTGCTGGTGTGGCTGGGATACGCGGTGATGCGCGTCGCGCTCGCCTCGCAGTGGCTGCGCGCCGCCCGGCACGCGTCCGGCCCCGAGCGGACCACCGCCCTGCGGTACGCCGGCGGGGTGCTGGCCTGCCAGGCCGGGTGGAGTGCGCTGCTCTTCGCACCGGGCGCGGCCAAGCCGTGGGTGTTCCTGGTGATGGCGTGCGCCGAGATGACGGTGCCGCTGCTCGCCGAGCGCGGCCGCGGACGGAGCACCGCCTGGCACGCCCACCACATCGCGGAACGGTACGGACTGTTCACGATCATCGTGCTCGGCGAGAGCATCGCGGCGGCGACCGTCGCCGTGAAGGAGGGTGCGGCGGAGAACGACGCGCTGGACGATCTGCTGCCGATCGCGGTGGGCGGGCTGCTGCTCGTCTTCGCCGCCTGGTGGGTCTACTTCGTCGTCCCCGCGCACGCACGGCTGCGGACCACCGGCCGGGGCTTCCTGTGGGGGTACGGCCACTACCTGATCTTCGCTACGGCGGCCGCTGTCGGCGCCGGCGTCGAGGTGGCGGTGGAGCAGTCCGTCGGCAAGGCCCCCATCTCGGACACCGCGGCGGCCGCGGCGGTGACCCTCCCGGCGGCCCTGTACCTGCTGCTGGTGTGGGCGCTGCACGCCCGGTACTTCAAGTTCGGCATCGCGCAGCAGCTGGTCCTGCCGACCGCGGCACTGGGCGTGCTGCTCTGCACGTTCGCCGGTGACTGGGCGGTACTCGCCGCGGGCCTCGTGGCCACCGCCGCGGTCGCCACCGGCGTGACCCTGACGGCCCGCACGGCCACACACCGGACGGGCGTGGTCTGA
- a CDS encoding DUF6227 family protein codes for MNDPIERNDPYETTETHVERLLGRALNSFDLPDALVERLQSALAHASALHASHHSAVLHRVTYRHTYLLADGSSVTLWELVHHVGADGEDHHELYVDEAEVRVAAAHLSEALGFPEVVAVADPLDDDLDADLELLSALLVRPPAPAPRTYVPDESADHARRVLRRAENADRPGEAVAARLRGAFAHHIQQVFGRQCGVAGGRDAGFSLYEHAFLLLDGSEMSVWEVEHTATPDGRHMCEVYEDERAARTAMESRARVR; via the coding sequence TTGAACGATCCGATCGAGCGGAACGATCCGTACGAGACCACGGAGACGCACGTCGAGCGACTCCTGGGGCGGGCGCTCAACTCCTTCGACCTGCCCGATGCCCTGGTCGAGCGGCTGCAGTCGGCGCTGGCCCACGCGAGCGCGCTGCACGCGTCGCACCACAGCGCGGTGCTGCACCGTGTGACGTACCGGCACACGTACCTGCTGGCCGACGGTTCGTCGGTGACGCTGTGGGAGCTGGTCCACCACGTCGGCGCGGACGGTGAGGACCACCATGAGCTGTACGTGGACGAGGCGGAGGTGCGGGTGGCCGCGGCGCACCTGTCGGAGGCGCTGGGTTTCCCCGAGGTGGTGGCCGTCGCCGATCCGCTGGACGACGACCTCGACGCGGACCTGGAGCTGCTGAGCGCGCTGCTGGTGCGTCCGCCGGCGCCCGCGCCGCGCACGTACGTGCCGGACGAGTCGGCTGACCACGCGCGCCGGGTGCTGCGCCGCGCGGAGAACGCCGACCGGCCGGGTGAGGCGGTCGCGGCGCGGCTGCGCGGGGCGTTCGCCCACCACATCCAGCAGGTGTTCGGCCGGCAGTGCGGTGTGGCGGGTGGCAGGGACGCGGGGTTCTCGCTGTACGAGCACGCGTTCCTGCTGCTGGACGGGAGCGAGATGAGCGTGTGGGAGGTCGAGCACACGGCGACGCCGGACGGCCGTCACATGTGCGAGGTGTACGAGGACGAGCGGGCGGCGCGCACGGCGATGGAGTCACGCGCCCGGGTGCGCTGA
- a CDS encoding fructose-specific PTS transporter subunit EIIC produces MSDMITGGLVDLDLAAHTKEEAARSLAARMASLGRVTDVDGFLADVAAREAQMPTGLEGGIGIPHCRSTHVTEPTLAFGRAPHGIDFGAPDGPADLIFLIAAPAGADDAHLTILSSLARRLMDERFTTALRAETDPERAAARIRGEEPPPAGATATDHREGADAPGAGGTDGSAGPGGHHGGDRTGGSDRTDGSDRTDGSGRTDAAGATAPTDGTAPADGTAPTGATTPAGATTPAGATTPAGDTTPTDATAPADGTVPGGAGPGGAEGPDGPPVPGDAAAPGPVAGAPGGAGTPFRIVAVTSCPTGIAHTYMAAEALERAGRDAGVEVTVETQGSAGFTRLDPAVIAAADGVILAHDVPVRDRERFAGKPTVDVGVKAGVNRAAELVAELRALAEHGGTPTPDATPRGPSVGTPVGRAGEPGDGYGTKLRTWLMSGVSYMVPFVAAGGLLIALGFALGGWDIDKAPSVAEHFAWGQADSWAALMFQTGGLAFGFLVPVLAGYIAYGMADRPGLVPGFVGGAVALTVEAGFLGGLAAGLLAGAVVLAVQRLRVPPALRGVMPVVIIPLLGSAVVGFLMFLVVGKPIATLQKALTEWLSGLSGANAVLLGALLGLMMCFDLGGPVNKVAYAFAVGGLATPNDGSLKVMAAVMAAGMVPPLALALATTVRGRLFTKAERENGKAAWVLGASFVSEGAIPFAAADPLRVIPSVMAGGAVTGALSMAFGATLRAPHGGVFVVPLIGNAFPYLLAIVAGTAVGAALVILLKSTRRTPATGTPAEPAGGTAEAGQEAAAAAS; encoded by the coding sequence ATGAGCGACATGATCACCGGTGGCCTGGTCGACCTCGACCTGGCCGCGCACACCAAGGAGGAAGCGGCCCGTTCGCTGGCCGCGCGCATGGCGTCCCTCGGGCGCGTCACCGACGTGGACGGCTTCCTCGCCGACGTGGCGGCCCGCGAGGCCCAGATGCCGACCGGCCTCGAAGGCGGCATCGGCATCCCGCACTGCCGCAGCACCCACGTGACCGAGCCGACCCTGGCGTTCGGCCGCGCCCCCCACGGCATCGACTTCGGTGCCCCCGACGGGCCCGCGGACCTGATCTTCTTGATCGCGGCCCCCGCCGGCGCCGACGACGCCCACCTGACGATCCTGTCGTCCCTGGCCCGCCGTCTGATGGACGAGCGGTTCACGACGGCGCTGCGCGCGGAGACGGACCCGGAGCGGGCGGCGGCACGCATACGCGGCGAGGAACCGCCCCCGGCGGGCGCCACCGCGACCGACCACCGCGAAGGCGCGGACGCCCCCGGCGCGGGCGGCACCGACGGGTCCGCCGGCCCGGGCGGGCACCACGGGGGCGACCGTACGGGCGGGTCCGATCGCACGGACGGGTCCGACCGCACGGACGGGAGCGGCCGTACGGACGCGGCGGGCGCCACCGCTCCGACGGACGGCACCGCTCCGGCGGACGGCACCGCTCCGACGGGCGCCACCACCCCGGCGGGCGCCACCACCCCGGCGGGCGCCACCACCCCGGCGGGCGACACGACCCCGACGGATGCCACCGCCCCGGCGGACGGCACGGTGCCGGGTGGCGCCGGGCCGGGTGGCGCGGAAGGCCCAGACGGCCCACCCGTCCCGGGTGACGCGGCAGCCCCCGGCCCCGTCGCCGGAGCCCCCGGCGGGGCCGGTACCCCCTTCCGTATCGTCGCCGTCACCTCCTGCCCCACCGGCATCGCGCACACCTACATGGCGGCGGAGGCCCTGGAACGGGCCGGACGGGACGCCGGGGTGGAGGTGACCGTCGAGACGCAGGGCTCGGCCGGCTTCACCCGCCTCGACCCGGCCGTCATCGCCGCGGCCGACGGCGTGATCCTCGCCCACGACGTGCCGGTACGCGACCGGGAACGCTTCGCCGGCAAGCCGACCGTCGACGTCGGCGTGAAGGCCGGCGTCAACCGCGCCGCCGAACTGGTCGCCGAGCTCCGCGCCCTGGCGGAACACGGCGGAACGCCCACCCCCGACGCCACCCCGCGCGGCCCCTCGGTCGGTACGCCGGTCGGCCGGGCCGGCGAGCCCGGCGACGGCTACGGCACCAAGCTCCGCACGTGGCTCATGTCCGGGGTCAGCTACATGGTCCCCTTCGTCGCCGCGGGCGGCCTGCTCATCGCCCTGGGCTTCGCCCTCGGCGGCTGGGACATCGACAAGGCGCCGTCCGTCGCCGAGCACTTCGCCTGGGGGCAGGCGGACAGCTGGGCGGCCCTCATGTTCCAGACGGGCGGCCTGGCGTTCGGCTTCCTCGTCCCCGTCCTGGCCGGGTACATCGCGTACGGCATGGCGGACCGCCCCGGTCTGGTGCCGGGCTTCGTCGGCGGGGCCGTCGCGCTCACCGTCGAGGCGGGGTTCCTCGGCGGCCTGGCGGCCGGCCTCCTCGCGGGCGCCGTCGTCCTGGCCGTCCAACGGCTGCGCGTCCCGCCCGCGCTGCGGGGCGTCATGCCCGTGGTGATCATCCCGCTGCTGGGGTCGGCGGTGGTCGGCTTCCTGATGTTCCTGGTGGTGGGCAAGCCGATCGCCACGCTCCAGAAGGCCCTCACGGAGTGGCTGTCCGGCCTGTCCGGCGCGAACGCCGTCCTCCTCGGCGCGCTGCTGGGCCTGATGATGTGCTTCGACCTGGGCGGCCCGGTCAACAAGGTCGCGTACGCCTTCGCCGTGGGCGGCCTCGCCACCCCGAACGACGGCTCCCTGAAGGTCATGGCCGCGGTGATGGCCGCCGGCATGGTGCCGCCGCTCGCGTTGGCGCTGGCCACCACCGTGCGCGGACGGCTCTTCACGAAGGCGGAGCGCGAGAACGGCAAGGCCGCGTGGGTGCTGGGCGCGTCGTTCGTCTCCGAGGGCGCGATCCCGTTCGCGGCGGCCGACCCGCTGCGGGTCATCCCGTCGGTGATGGCGGGCGGCGCCGTCACGGGCGCCCTGTCCATGGCCTTCGGCGCCACCCTGCGCGCCCCGCACGGCGGCGTCTTCGTCGTCCCGCTGATCGGCAACGCCTTCCCGTACCTCCTGGCGATCGTCGCGGGCACGGCCGTCGGCGCGGCTCTGGTCATCCTCCTCAAGAGCACCCGCAGGACCCCGGCGACCGGCACGCCCGCCGAGCCGGCGGGCGGGACGGCCGAGGCGGGGCAGGAGGCGGCGGCAGCAGCGAGCTGA
- the pfkB gene encoding 1-phosphofructokinase: MILTVTPNPSLDRTYEVPALERGEVLRATGERVDPGGKGVNVSRAVAAAGHRTLAIVPLGGAPGALVAELLARQEIPVAPVRLGGHTRSNIAVAEPDGTLTKINAPGPRLTPGESEALLAAVGTHAPDADWVACCGSLPQGLAPAWYADLVTRVHGHGSRTALDTSGPSLPAALRGRPDVIKPNAQELAEAVGRPLATVGDALKAADELRAAGAGAVLASLGADGQLLVSDTGTWYGHAPVSVVRSDVGAGDASLAGFLAAGGRGPEALAAAVAHGAAAVRLPGSQMPTPADLDPSAVTVTTDVPLDRALSA, translated from the coding sequence ATGATCCTCACCGTCACCCCCAACCCCTCCCTCGACCGGACCTACGAGGTCCCGGCCCTGGAGCGCGGCGAGGTGCTGCGCGCCACCGGCGAACGCGTCGACCCCGGCGGCAAGGGCGTCAACGTCTCCCGCGCCGTCGCCGCCGCCGGACACCGCACCCTCGCGATCGTCCCGCTCGGCGGTGCCCCCGGCGCCCTCGTCGCGGAACTCCTCGCCCGGCAGGAGATCCCCGTCGCCCCCGTGCGCCTCGGCGGCCACACCCGCTCCAACATCGCCGTCGCCGAACCCGACGGCACCCTCACCAAGATCAACGCGCCGGGGCCGCGCCTCACCCCCGGCGAGTCCGAGGCGCTCCTCGCCGCCGTCGGCACCCACGCCCCCGACGCCGACTGGGTCGCCTGCTGCGGCAGCCTCCCCCAGGGCCTCGCCCCCGCCTGGTACGCCGACCTCGTCACCCGCGTCCACGGACACGGCTCCCGCACGGCCCTCGACACGTCCGGCCCCTCCCTGCCGGCCGCCCTGCGCGGCCGCCCCGACGTCATCAAGCCCAACGCCCAGGAGCTCGCCGAGGCCGTCGGCCGCCCCCTCGCCACCGTCGGCGACGCGCTGAAGGCCGCCGACGAACTGCGCGCGGCCGGCGCGGGCGCCGTCCTGGCCAGCCTCGGCGCCGACGGCCAGCTCCTCGTCTCCGACACCGGGACCTGGTACGGGCACGCCCCGGTCAGCGTCGTCCGCAGCGACGTCGGCGCCGGGGACGCCTCCCTGGCCGGCTTCCTCGCGGCGGGCGGCCGGGGCCCTGAGGCCCTCGCGGCCGCCGTCGCCCACGGCGCCGCCGCCGTACGCCTTCCCGGCAGCCAGATGCCCACCCCCGCCGACCTGGACCCGTCGGCCGTCACCGTGACCACCGACGTCCCCCTCGACCGCGCGCTCTCCGCGTGA
- a CDS encoding DeoR/GlpR family DNA-binding transcription regulator, protein MYAPERQQEILRLAREGGRVDVLSLAEEFQVTAETIRRDLKALDRAGLVRRVHGGAIPAGRLDFEPDLAERESTAADQKDRIARAALAALPEEGSVILDAGSTVGRIAAALPLDRPLTVVTHALTTAARLADHPGIALHLVGGRVRHRTRAAVDAWALRAYGEIRADVAFLGTNGFSLAHGLTTPDLAEAAVKRAAIGAARRVVLLADSAKHGQDHFARFGDLTDVDLLITDEGLAPQDAAAIEAAGTEVVRA, encoded by the coding sequence ATGTACGCACCCGAGCGCCAACAGGAGATCCTTCGCCTCGCCCGCGAGGGCGGCCGCGTCGACGTGCTCTCCCTCGCCGAGGAGTTCCAGGTCACCGCCGAGACCATCCGGCGCGACCTCAAGGCCCTCGACCGGGCCGGCCTCGTACGTCGCGTGCACGGCGGCGCCATCCCGGCGGGCCGTCTCGACTTCGAGCCCGACCTCGCCGAACGCGAGTCGACCGCCGCCGACCAGAAGGACCGCATCGCCCGCGCGGCCCTCGCCGCACTCCCCGAGGAGGGCAGCGTCATCCTCGACGCCGGGTCCACCGTCGGGCGGATCGCCGCCGCCCTGCCCCTGGACCGGCCCCTCACCGTCGTCACCCACGCCCTGACGACCGCCGCCCGCCTCGCCGACCACCCGGGCATCGCCCTCCACCTCGTCGGCGGCCGCGTACGGCACCGCACCCGCGCCGCCGTCGACGCCTGGGCGCTGCGCGCGTACGGGGAGATCCGCGCCGACGTCGCCTTCCTCGGCACCAACGGCTTCTCCCTCGCCCACGGCCTCACCACCCCCGACCTCGCCGAGGCCGCCGTGAAGCGCGCCGCCATCGGCGCCGCCCGCCGCGTCGTCCTCCTCGCCGACTCCGCCAAGCACGGCCAGGACCACTTCGCCCGCTTCGGCGACCTGACCGACGTCGACCTGCTCATCACCGACGAGGGGCTCGCCCCCCAGGACGCGGCCGCCATCGAGGCCGCGGGAACGGAAGTCGTCCGCGCATGA
- a CDS encoding MFS transporter — MTAAFMDLVDVTIVNIAIPAIQRDLGATFGAIQWITAGYALAFAAGLITGGRLGDIHGRKRLFLIGVGGFTLASALCGFATGPDMLVASRILQGGTAALMVPQVLSIVHATFPAHERGKVFGLFGAIVGLGAVSGPLLGALLTQWDLFGLGWRPIFLINLPVGVAALLLGRAYITESRAPRALRLDLPGVVVAIAAMLLVMYPLTRGAELDWPAWCFVTMAAAVPVFAAFVAYERRKARRDGSPLVELSLFRVKSFAAGVAVQLTFGIALGIFFLVWTLYMQLGLGWSALRAGLTGVPFSIAVSVAAGLSVQKLVPRFGRRVLQAGALTMVAGIGLYVWEAERYGMGITSWQMALPLVVMGLGMGLVVAPLTDAVLSDVPREHAGSASGIVNSVMQLGNALGLGLVSVVFVPDGFGRAVADAFTGALGWVAAVLAVVFVVMFALPARPRQHAEDGDADEPDATVPAPAAAAHADADADADADADADAEPALAAR; from the coding sequence ATGACCGCGGCCTTCATGGACCTCGTGGACGTGACGATCGTCAACATCGCCATCCCGGCGATCCAACGGGACCTCGGCGCGACCTTCGGCGCGATCCAGTGGATCACCGCCGGGTACGCGCTCGCCTTCGCGGCGGGCCTCATCACGGGCGGCCGGCTCGGCGACATCCACGGACGCAAGCGCCTGTTCCTGATCGGCGTCGGCGGCTTCACCCTCGCCTCCGCGCTCTGCGGATTCGCCACCGGCCCGGACATGCTGGTCGCCTCGCGGATCCTGCAGGGCGGCACGGCGGCGCTGATGGTCCCGCAGGTCCTGTCGATCGTGCACGCCACCTTCCCCGCGCACGAGCGCGGCAAGGTCTTCGGCCTGTTCGGCGCGATCGTCGGCCTCGGCGCCGTGTCCGGTCCGCTGCTGGGCGCGCTGCTCACCCAGTGGGACCTGTTCGGCCTCGGCTGGCGGCCGATCTTCCTGATCAACCTCCCCGTCGGCGTGGCCGCGCTGCTCCTGGGCCGCGCCTACATCACCGAGTCGCGGGCGCCGCGCGCCCTGCGCCTGGACCTGCCGGGCGTCGTCGTCGCCATCGCCGCGATGCTGCTGGTCATGTACCCGCTGACGCGGGGCGCCGAGCTGGACTGGCCCGCCTGGTGCTTCGTCACGATGGCCGCCGCCGTCCCCGTCTTCGCCGCCTTCGTGGCCTACGAGCGGCGCAAGGCGCGGCGGGACGGCTCGCCGCTGGTCGAGCTCTCCCTCTTCCGGGTCAAGAGCTTCGCGGCGGGCGTCGCCGTGCAGCTGACCTTCGGCATCGCGCTCGGCATCTTCTTCCTGGTGTGGACGCTGTACATGCAGCTCGGCCTCGGCTGGAGCGCGCTGCGCGCCGGACTGACGGGCGTGCCGTTCTCGATCGCCGTGTCGGTCGCGGCGGGGCTGTCCGTCCAGAAGCTCGTCCCCCGCTTCGGCCGCCGGGTACTGCAGGCGGGCGCCCTGACGATGGTGGCCGGTATCGGTCTGTACGTCTGGGAGGCCGAGCGGTACGGCATGGGCATAACGTCCTGGCAGATGGCGCTGCCGCTGGTCGTGATGGGCCTCGGCATGGGCCTCGTGGTCGCGCCGCTGACGGACGCGGTCCTGTCGGACGTGCCGCGCGAGCACGCCGGATCGGCGTCCGGGATCGTCAACTCCGTGATGCAGCTCGGCAACGCACTCGGCCTCGGCCTCGTCTCGGTCGTCTTCGTCCCCGACGGGTTCGGACGGGCCGTGGCGGACGCCTTCACCGGTGCCCTGGGCTGGGTCGCGGCGGTACTGGCCGTGGTGTTCGTGGTGATGTTCGCGCTGCCGGCCCGACCGCGGCAGCACGCGGAGGACGGGGACGCCGACGAGCCGGACGCGACCGTACCGGCCCCCGCCGCAGCAGCGCACGCGGACGCCGACGCCGACGCGGACGCGGACGCGGACGCCGACGCGGAACCGGCGCTCGCCGCCCGCTGA
- a CDS encoding helix-turn-helix transcriptional regulator: MTDTPARLLKLLSLLQTPREWPGSELAARLDVSPRTIRRDVDRLRELGYPVEASKGAVGGYRLVAGAAMPPLLLDDEEAVAIAVGLRAGAGHAIEGVEEASVRALAKLEQVLPSRLRHRVSTLQSATIPLTRGDGATVDPRTLTALASAVTGRERLRFGYRAGDGTRTRRQVEPYRLVSTGYRWYLVAYDLGREDWRTFRVDRVDEPFPTGARFTPRELPGGDAAELLGRSLRGRQEGLELDVSFDAPAAFVAARLPGYLTPESTGGATCRLRARAVDSVEWLAVRLAMVDCEFTVHGPRELASYVAELGARLCRAGVGDDGPGGPSGLGEPGVPSGPGGPGDPGVPSGPSGPGGPGVPGGPGDASDGDGPGTAP; encoded by the coding sequence ATGACGGACACACCGGCACGTCTCCTGAAACTGCTGTCCCTGCTGCAGACCCCGCGCGAGTGGCCGGGCAGCGAGCTCGCCGCCCGCCTCGACGTCAGCCCCCGCACCATCCGGCGGGACGTCGACCGGCTGCGGGAGCTCGGCTACCCCGTCGAGGCGTCGAAGGGCGCCGTCGGCGGCTACCGGCTGGTCGCGGGGGCCGCGATGCCCCCGCTGCTCCTGGACGACGAGGAGGCCGTCGCCATCGCGGTGGGCCTGCGCGCCGGGGCGGGCCACGCCATCGAGGGCGTGGAGGAGGCGTCCGTGCGGGCGCTGGCCAAGCTGGAGCAGGTCCTCCCGTCGCGGCTGCGGCACCGGGTCTCCACGCTGCAGAGCGCGACGATCCCGCTGACACGGGGGGACGGGGCGACGGTCGACCCGCGCACCCTCACCGCGCTCGCGTCGGCGGTCACGGGGCGGGAGCGGCTGCGGTTCGGGTACCGGGCGGGGGACGGCACGCGGACGCGGCGACAGGTGGAGCCGTACCGGCTCGTGTCGACCGGGTACCGCTGGTACCTGGTCGCCTACGACCTGGGGCGGGAGGACTGGCGGACGTTCCGGGTGGACCGGGTCGACGAGCCGTTCCCCACGGGGGCGCGGTTCACGCCGCGCGAGCTGCCCGGCGGCGACGCGGCGGAGCTGCTGGGGCGTTCGCTGCGCGGGCGCCAGGAGGGGCTGGAGCTGGACGTGTCGTTCGACGCGCCCGCCGCCTTCGTGGCGGCACGCCTCCCGGGGTACCTGACGCCGGAGTCGACGGGCGGAGCCACCTGCCGGCTCCGGGCGCGGGCGGTCGACTCGGTGGAGTGGCTCGCCGTGCGGCTGGCGATGGTGGACTGCGAGTTCACGGTGCACGGCCCGCGCGAGCTGGCGTCGTACGTCGCCGAACTGGGCGCCCGCCTGTGCCGCGCGGGCGTCGGGGACGACGGGCCGGGCGGTCCTAGCGGACTGGGCGAACCGGGTGTTCCCAGCGGTCCGGGCGGACCGGGCGATCCGGGTGTTCCCAGCGGCCCCAGCGGTCCGGGTGGTCCGGGTGTTCCCGGCGGTCCGGGGGACGCGAGCGACGGGGACGGGCCGGGCACCGCGCCCTGA
- a CDS encoding sigma-70 family RNA polymerase sigma factor yields the protein MATRAVARPESATRTARASSVRAVGGEIADRDLVGMYLDEIARTPLLDAAKEVELSQIIEAGVYAQQILDGEVETDADGATREELERLVDEGERAKDVFIRSNLRLVVAVARRYPRSGLPLLDLIQEGNAGLVRAVEKFDYTKGFKFSTYATWWIRQAITRSIADQSRTIRLPVHLVEELGRIRRVQREFNRENGRDPEPAEIATELGSTPERVSDVLDWARDPVSLNMSVDDAGETQFGDLLEDTSAVSPEQSVLTLLRSEELEDLIGRLDNRTASIIRMRYGIEDGRERTLTEVGKQHGLTRERIRQIEKHALLELKRMARDTGFDAAA from the coding sequence ATGGCAACCCGTGCCGTCGCCCGTCCGGAGTCCGCCACCAGGACCGCTCGGGCCAGCAGCGTTCGCGCCGTGGGCGGGGAGATCGCCGACCGCGACCTGGTCGGCATGTACCTCGACGAGATCGCCCGCACGCCGCTGCTCGACGCCGCCAAGGAGGTCGAGCTCTCCCAGATCATCGAGGCCGGCGTGTACGCGCAGCAGATCCTTGACGGCGAGGTGGAGACCGACGCCGACGGCGCGACCCGCGAGGAGCTGGAGCGCCTGGTCGACGAGGGCGAGCGCGCCAAGGACGTCTTCATCCGCTCCAACCTCCGCCTGGTGGTCGCCGTGGCCCGGCGCTACCCGCGCAGCGGGCTGCCCCTGCTCGACCTCATCCAGGAGGGCAACGCCGGCCTGGTCCGCGCGGTGGAGAAGTTCGACTACACCAAGGGCTTCAAGTTCTCCACGTACGCGACGTGGTGGATCCGCCAGGCCATCACGCGCTCCATAGCCGACCAGTCGCGCACGATCCGCCTCCCCGTCCACCTGGTGGAGGAGCTGGGCCGCATCCGCCGCGTGCAGCGCGAGTTCAACCGCGAGAACGGCCGGGACCCCGAGCCCGCCGAGATCGCCACCGAGCTCGGCTCGACCCCGGAGCGCGTCTCCGACGTCCTGGACTGGGCCCGCGACCCGGTGTCGCTGAACATGTCCGTGGACGACGCGGGCGAGACGCAGTTCGGCGACCTGCTGGAGGACACCTCCGCGGTCTCGCCCGAGCAGTCGGTGCTCACGCTGCTGCGCAGCGAGGAGCTGGAGGACCTGATCGGCCGGCTCGACAACCGCACCGCCTCCATCATCCGCATGCGGTACGGCATCGAGGACGGCCGCGAGCGGACGCTCACCGAGGTCGGCAAGCAGCACGGCCTGACCCGCGAGCGGATCCGCCAGATAGAGAAGCACGCCCTGCTGGAGCTGAAGCGCATGGCCAGGGACACCGGCTTCGACGCCGCCGCCTGA
- a CDS encoding questin oxidase family protein, whose translation MDHTDTAPSPAPYTGDPTGILDEALERLHACGPERDGWLSNHAPMAVEALARHGHAPRVHRWIDRYRAKLEDMPTPYERVTRENWREALGDPARMADWAAHFERETAERPWREVLAEWWPRLLPGIAAGATHPVIRVGHAVRTLLAAGDNAPRVTELAHALGYWAARHQPLPAVTELRPAPTAAAALDAVPTVPEQSGGIRERLAQLSALPRWGTAPDPEAARAHLAELVTAATHRYATHGHGSPVMLVHAATAPNAVLRTLPVLPRDLWVPSLGAAWAASAAVTAAYAPAAPDPAPPGLPGAARLTPQEVFERAAAHGNDHAIKFADTALDVGDPLALAATVRSVEQIPPLF comes from the coding sequence ATGGACCACACCGACACGGCCCCCTCCCCCGCCCCCTACACCGGCGACCCGACCGGCATCCTCGACGAAGCGCTCGAACGCCTCCACGCGTGCGGCCCGGAGCGCGACGGCTGGCTCAGCAACCACGCCCCGATGGCGGTCGAGGCGCTCGCCCGGCACGGGCACGCGCCGCGGGTGCACCGCTGGATCGACCGGTACCGGGCGAAGCTGGAGGACATGCCGACCCCGTACGAGCGGGTGACGCGGGAGAACTGGCGGGAGGCGCTGGGCGACCCGGCCCGGATGGCCGACTGGGCCGCCCACTTCGAGCGGGAGACCGCCGAGCGGCCCTGGCGGGAGGTGCTCGCCGAGTGGTGGCCGCGCCTGCTGCCGGGCATCGCGGCCGGCGCGACCCATCCGGTGATCCGCGTCGGTCACGCCGTACGCACCCTGCTGGCCGCGGGCGACAACGCCCCGCGCGTCACCGAGCTCGCGCACGCCCTCGGCTACTGGGCCGCCCGCCATCAGCCCCTGCCCGCCGTGACCGAGCTCCGGCCGGCGCCGACGGCCGCCGCCGCCCTCGACGCCGTACCGACCGTGCCGGAGCAGTCGGGCGGCATCCGGGAGCGGCTGGCGCAGCTGTCCGCGCTGCCGCGGTGGGGCACCGCGCCCGACCCGGAGGCCGCCCGCGCGCACCTGGCCGAGCTGGTCACCGCGGCGACTCACCGGTACGCCACGCACGGGCACGGCTCGCCGGTCATGCTGGTGCACGCCGCCACCGCGCCGAACGCCGTCCTGCGCACCCTGCCCGTCCTGCCGCGCGACCTGTGGGTGCCGAGCCTCGGCGCGGCGTGGGCGGCGAGCGCGGCGGTCACCGCGGCGTACGCCCCCGCCGCCCCGGACCCGGCCCCGCCGGGCCTCCCGGGAGCCGCCCGGCTCACCCCGCAGGAGGTGTTCGAGCGGGCGGCGGCGCACGGCAACGACCATGCCATCAAGTTCGCCGACACGGCGCTCGACGTCGGCGACCCGCTCGCGCTGGCCGCGACCGTCCGGTCCGTGGAGCAGATCCCGCCCCTGTTCTGA